The Thermomonospora curvata DSM 43183 DNA segment CCTGGACGGCCAGAAGATGTCCAAGTCGCTGGGCAATCTGGTGTTCGTCTCCCGGCTGCGGGCCGACGGCGCCGACCCCATGGCGGTGCGGCTGGCGCTGCTGGCCCACCACTACCGCTCCGACTGGGAGTGGACCGGTGAGGATCTGCCGCGCGCCACCGCCCGCCTGGAGCGCTGGCGCGCCGCGGTGCAGCTGCCCGCCGGCCCGCCGGCCGCCGCGGTGGCCGCCGAGGTCCGCCGCCACCTGTCCCAGGACCTGGACGCCCCGTCCGCCCTGGTGACCGTGGACCGCTGGGCCGAGCAGGCCCTGGCCGGCGCCGGCGAGCGCGACCCGGCCGCCCCCGCCCAGGTCCGCGCCGTCGTCGACGCGCTGCTGGGCGTGGCCCTGTGACCTTCCCGCCGCCCTCCTCCGGGAGGGGCGGCGGGAAGCTCACACCAGACCGGCCAGCTTGTAGAGCACCAGGGAGCCGGCCACCGCCACGTTCAGGCTGTGCCCGGTGCCCACCATCGGGATCTCCACCGCCGCATCCAGCAGGTCCAGCGCCTCATCGGGGATGCCGCGGCTCTCATGCCCGAGCACCGCGATCGTGGGGGTGCGCGCCGGCGGCAGGTCGGCCAGCCGCACCGCGCCCTCGGCCACTTCCACCCCCAGCACGCGAAACCCTTCGGCGCGCCGCTTCAGCAGCCAGGCGCACGGGTCGCCGGTCCAGTGCACGCACGCCCGGTGGCGCAGGGTGTTGCCGCGCCGCAGCGCCTCGGGCACCCACGGCAGGCGCGGCACCGCCAGGCAGGCGCCGACCGCGTCACAGGTCCGCAGCAGCGTTCCCAGATTGGCGCCGTGCAGCGGCCACAGCGGAGCGACGATCAGAAAATTCCAGCACGAGTGCGGACGCGGCCGCCGTTTGCGGCGCAGTTCACGGCGGGGCACCACGCGCAGAGCCGGGGAGGGCCCGCCGGCCCGTGCGGCGCTCATCGCGCCGGGGCGTGCTCGCCCCCCTTGCATGCTGTGATCTTCATGGCGTCCATATGATGCGCACTCAGCGGCGTGCGCGAGCCGTCGACGAAGACGAAGCGGGGCCGGTGGAAGACCTCCACCGGCCCCAGCATAGATCAACGGTCAGCCGATGTCCCGGCCCCGCAGGTAACGCTCGAACTCGTGGGCGATGGCCTCCCCGCTGGCCTCCGGCAGCTCCGCGGCGTCCTTTTGGTCCTCCAGCGCCCGCACGTACTCGGCGACCTCGCTGTCCTGCTCGGCCAGCTCGTTGACCCCGTGCTCCCAGGCGCGCGCCTCCTCGGGCAGCTCGCCCAGCTCCACGGTCAGGTCCAGCAGGTCCTCCACCCGGCGCAGCAGCGCCAGCGTCGCCTTGGGGGAGGGAGGCTGGGAGACGTAGTGCGGCACCGACGCCCACAGCGCCACCGTGTCGATGCCGGCCCTGCCGAGCGCGTCCTGCAGCACCCCCAGGATCCCGGTGGGACCCTCGTAGCTGCTGGGCTCGTAGCGGCTGGGCTCCAGATTCAGCTGCTCGGCCACGGTCGCGCCGGAGGCGCTGCCGCTGACCGGGACCGGCCGGGTGTGCGGCGAGTCGGCCAGCAGCGCGCCCAGCAGCACCGCCGCCCGCACGCCCAGCCGCTGGAGCACCTCCAGCAGCTCCGCGCAGAACGACCGCCAGCGGAAGTTGGGCTCGATGCCGCGGATCAGCACCACGTCCCGCGGCGAGCCCTCCGGGCGCGCCCACAGGATCCGGGTGGTGGGCCAGGTGATGCTGCGCACCCCTTCGTCGGTCAGCTCGATCGTCGGCCGGGTGACCTGGAAGTCGTAGTAGTCTTCCGGGTCCAGCTCCGCCACCGGGGCAGCCTGCCAGGCGGCCTCCAGGTGCCTGATGACTCCGCTGGCCGCTTCCCCGGCGTCGTTCCAGCCCTCAAAGGCGGCGACCAGGACCGGGTCGACCAGCTCGGGCACGTTCTCGAACTCGACCACCCGCTGCCTCCTTCCGACCTAGGTACAGCGTCCGGATGCGCACCGTTGTTCCCGGATCCGGGCCGCCGGGACGCACCCATGATCGAATAAC contains these protein-coding regions:
- a CDS encoding TrmH family RNA methyltransferase, whose protein sequence is MSAARAGGPSPALRVVPRRELRRKRRPRPHSCWNFLIVAPLWPLHGANLGTLLRTCDAVGACLAVPRLPWVPEALRRGNTLRHRACVHWTGDPCAWLLKRRAEGFRVLGVEVAEGAVRLADLPPARTPTIAVLGHESRGIPDEALDLLDAAVEIPMVGTGHSLNVAVAGSLVLYKLAGLV
- a CDS encoding PAC2 family protein; the protein is MVEFENVPELVDPVLVAAFEGWNDAGEAASGVIRHLEAAWQAAPVAELDPEDYYDFQVTRPTIELTDEGVRSITWPTTRILWARPEGSPRDVVLIRGIEPNFRWRSFCAELLEVLQRLGVRAAVLLGALLADSPHTRPVPVSGSASGATVAEQLNLEPSRYEPSSYEGPTGILGVLQDALGRAGIDTVALWASVPHYVSQPPSPKATLALLRRVEDLLDLTVELGELPEEARAWEHGVNELAEQDSEVAEYVRALEDQKDAAELPEASGEAIAHEFERYLRGRDIG